TCATTAGTGCTGGTGATTAAACTTGACAAtgtaaataatgaataaaataatgaataaaatattgaaataactTCAACACAACCATATCTTTTCCATGAAAAGGCATCAGtggttttatttccattcaaaaTTCCAGtttacttaaaaaaatcaatcacGGGTGGAACATTCTTAGCAATTCTCTCAAACCATTTACACATTTCCCTATCATTCATGTTGCCCTTTTAGATATCATCATTAAAAGAATAAAAGCAACTACAAAAAGGGTAGATTTTACAAGTTGGACTTACAGGTGGCATTAATATACAAGAAGGGAATTTGTGCTTTTTAAGATTTACATTTTGTCTCTCAATTACGCTTTTTAACAAACCAGACAATACCCAATTAGTTGTTCTTGAAGTATCAGAAGCATCTGATACACAAATGATAGCATAAAATTGGGTTGATAAAACACGAGAGAGTACTAAACAGTGACTTAATtcacttaaaataaaaaccttatgATTATAGCAAATTGAATGATTTCGGCTATGGCTGACAATGGTTGCATTAACATACTGGCAAAATCGGTGATCTAGCAAGAGCCAAAGCCATAAACCGATAGCCAAAATAATCTGATTAAATTGAATACAACTTTTACGAAAAGTAACACAAAGAAGTACCAACTCctaggtccaatttcataaaagctgGTGAGCAAACAAAATCGCTAACAACCAATAGATTTGCTGAGAATAAAGTAGCACCACACGAGTCGGAAGTAATGTACATGAAATGGTTTCCTCGCTGGTAACCCATATCTGCTaataagcaagatttttctagACTTGGCAAACTGCTCATGCTCGCCAGCTTTTAAGAAATTTTGCCCTGTTTAAAAAGTAATTGTGAACTACAGTGCAGGCTAAATCCTTAAAGTTtctgaaagaagtaattataaAGAGTCAATTCACTAAATTGATTAAATGACTATCAAGTGACCACCAGCTTGTTTCTGTGCAGCAATTTCTCTGTTTATGGAAAATTAAAGACAAGATTTTATGAACAACTAAGATGGGAATGTAACTAGTTAAAAGCTAACAAAATTCCTACAAAATAAAGGTTTGAAAAAGTCAAATGTATTTTCTCCTTTGTTTGCTTTAACTGGTAGAAACTGGGCTTTTTAATTGGCCGAAGACAAAGTTCCATTTTAAAAATCGTGGAATCTTAACCATGAAAGAACAAGAAAGCCAAAATTGTAGTTTCttattatttttcagtttttaattcattcaatttcatccaaTAAAAAGCAGAATGTTGATCAAGGAGCggaaaacacaaataatacatttcaaaattttTGACTAGAAAAAATCACACTTCTCAGAGTTCCTAGCCAGGTAGACATGGTAAACTGAAAATTCTACACTACAAGGTTTcaacttgttttttattcaaaatcaaCTGCTTTCATAAAATGGTGACGTGCAATCTTGGATATATTTAGAAAAAATGTACAAGACAGACTTTACgggtgcttttaaaaaaaatctaaactGTTCACTGCGGCTTTGTTCAACGCGGTAAGGAGTCTGTTTTAGGGGAACACGGTCACGGCTTGTGACATCGAAAGCTTGGTGGATTTTTCGCCGAAACTCCTAAAACAGCTGACCGGAATACTGCCTTACACTGTACAGAAAAACAGATGAGAAGAAACAAAAGGCATTACAAAATACAGTCgtgctaaacatttttttttcttcttcaaaatttaACATCCAAGTCGGTTCTTGTCATGGAAGATTGTAGGTCACTCCGCATTCATGTaataaaaccattacatggccTATGTTGTAACCCATGCATTTTGGTACTTTCAACAATGCATTTTCATCCAAATCCTTTTTGACTATTGCATGCTAGACCACACAATGCGCTTGAAGTCCTTATATACAGCAGTACAAAACACCCTCATTTGGATGCTAGAATACAATATTGTACCATCGTTGATTGTTTTTTCCTCCAAATGAAAAGATCCACTTGGATGGTAtatcaaacaaataatgaatgttttgcatttctgcatttttaattctttgaaagatggaatgttccatacATCTCGGCTTTGCCTccttgaatggaacattccatttTTCAAGAACAAAAATACTTTCTTCATTACACTCATAAATCTTTATTGGTCACTTGTTCTTTGAAAAGGCTGTCATGACAGTAGAATATGGCTGAAATTTGTAATCATAAAAGGGAACCTCTACAAATATCAGAAAATGATATATGAACCACAAAATTGTCTCTGTATAGAAATTAAGATAGTGTTAAGATGGAAATAAAGAACTTTGTCAGGGAAAGTGAACTATATGTTTCTCTCTTGGGTGACTTTTCTTTCAACAAGAACATTCAAAGGCTTAAAGAGGTTTTTAAATAAGAAATCCTGAATTCATGAAAAAATTCCAAGCTGCCTGATTAAACCTTCATCCTTTTGAGCTCTTGAGGAGTCCGCCCAGCTGTTTGAGAACGTTGTGAATGACCAGTCACCCCAATGGCAGACAGTGATTTTATGTTTCCTTTcgttacaacaacaaaatcactaGTCTTCCATGGGGTGGCGAGCAGAAGCAGCTTCAGAGAGTCCATGACGAGAAGACGCATCCCACAACGGGACAacctctaggtggcagcagacgtgACCAGGTGACTTATCGAAGGAGGTGTCCGTATTAACGGCTTCGGCAAAAAATCTTTCATACTATTCCCAACACTCAACTAGGGCACAAGCTTtcagagctgctcaagcagaaaatactgctcaaaaagtttctgcttagctgcttagcaaaaaataagcaggagacCAGTCGCAATCTGTGCACATAatgtggtattttggctggtgatcCCCCTTTTTTTCGGGAAGAAAAATTGATGCTTGCACAATTTACTAAGCAtcatacaatttttgtttactgaaaagGGTTACCAGCTTAAGTATCGTCTTATGTGCACAGTTTGTGGCTGGTTCCCTGCTCGTTTTCGCCAAGCAGACActtgtaagcagtattttctgcttaagcggctctataaaactgggcccAAAACCGAAGCTGATTTggcgttttattttgttgtttgttgaccAACCTGTTTTGAAGCATGAACTGTGCGTTCTCGATCTGCTCGTAGGTGCCAGTGATGGTGATGATACGATCCTTGCTCCCTTCCACTTCTTCCTCGATCTTGATCTTTGCCTCAGAGTTGTTACGGATGGTGCGGATTCTCTCCCCACCAGTACCGATGATGGAACCAGCCAGCTGCGGAAACAAGAGACAGGGAAAACGTCAACATCAAACATTTCACAACTTCAGACGTGTAGGATATTGTTCACTCTGGCTTTTTGGACTTTCGCCTAGGCCAGTACCACTCTCCTTGATCGACAAACATAATTGGAAATAGTACTAAACAAATTAGATTATTTgtaatcctgtacttaggtttTAACATGAAATAACATATGGTGATGATTAAACAGAGAGAGCGTCAAACGAGACGGGAAAGTGTGAACATCAAACTTACAACATTTTACCACTTCAAACATGAAGGAAATTGTCAGTCTGGCTTTTTGGACTTTCACCGGCATGTTATTTGGaacttggaaaaaaagtaggaccATTTTAAGCAATACCTTTACGTACACATTGTGTTCTGACAGCCCCAAAGAGTAGAAAATCTGACTAAAAGAGGAGGAATATTATGCCTGTTTCACCTAAGTCAGTATCACACTCACAAACATAATTGTAAAATGGTAGTATCAAAATGAGGCTATTTGTAAGCCTACAATAAGGTATTAACATGAAACACATGTAGCGTATGGTGGTGATGATTAAACAGAAGGTATTAACATGAAACACATGTAGCGTATGGTGGTGATGATTAAACAGACAAATACTACTCTCTAAAGGGTTCAAGATAAGAAGAAGCAAAAGCTGAAATACAAGGTCTTCACAGACATAACAATTTATAGTAACCATAAAAAAGCAGACGGTTGTAAATTGTCTCAAGACATCAAGCAAACATATCAGTTCTGTACTATAAGATCAGCTTCTATCAACATAACAGATTTACAGTTCAATTAGTTGAACTGGATAATGCCTAGATAGTCGCAATCATGTCACTACTCCGATAATGATTTACATCCGACTACATTATAACACAATCAGTTAACAGATAAACGTATAACCTCGGACACAGATAAGCCTGTatcgtgtttttttgttgttgattcgATCAAGAATTGCAATCGAAAGAGAGTTACAACACGACCTTATTTTCTCTCCCTATAATAAGTAAATTACTTTCGGTGCCGCGTTACATCAATAGTCCTGGCAGGCAAATTGGAACAAGAAAAAAACGCACCCAAAGCACAATCGGCGGGCAAGTCAGATATTAATTACGACGTGTTTTTCCCCCTcgtcttcttcattttttatcTCTTGACAAACAGTGGCTCTGCTGAAGCACCTGGTCTTTGAGGGGCAGGTGGACGGCGATTACCGGTTACTTGTTGGAGAACAAAAACACGGGATCAGGCCACGGATTCTCTCTGTGGAATCTACTTATCTAGTGTTCGTTTTAAAGTGAATGAATTGCCCGACGATGTCACTAAATATAGAAGGGAAAGTCATTCAATGATGGATGAGGTACACTGACAAAGACATGAAAAAGGTGTATAAAAATAACTTGACTTAATCGGATAACATTAAATTAGTCAGAGCCCTATACCTGCAGTGTCAGTAGAGGGGAGCGTTGACAGATTATGGTTATAGGTGCCATACTTACATCTTTAGGAATAGTCACTTGGCTTGTGGTAATTTCACCAGAGTCATGACCTCCTGgccctgaaaacaaaaatatatataataaaaacatgaatataatctctattttgaaaattaaaaatgaaaacagtttgaaTCAACCCTGCATATTGTaacaattcatttttaaaaggatttttaaccatttattttgttcacattttaAGAGAAAGAAAccaatttaattgttttgttaaggGACAAAACTTTGCTACATAGATAACTGACAAAAAATGCCATATTCACATTCACGTACAGCCAAAACTCAAATATGAAAACAGGCTTATGGGTACATTTATTAAACGTGGGGTGtaaaagaaaatgttaaaaagGTTTTCAGAAAAAGTTGCAACTCTTTGAGTTTGCCTCAAATCCATATGCAGGCTATTCCAATAAGCTTTACCACACATACAGCgagattgtttttgtaaagtGAGGTTCAACAGTTATTTACTTAAAAGATCCACTTTACTTACCATCAAAATGACCGCCCTGGTGGCTGTTAGGCTGTGAAGAAGAagacaagaagaaaacaattatttgtttgaaaTCAATCCTTAGCCTGTTGGCAGTTTCACCAAGGTCAGAAGAGCAGTCTAAGGAAGACTACCTCTTCGTTACATTGTCCAGGAGTTAAGGTGTGTCTTAAGATAAGACGAGGTTGGTGAAACGAAATGGCTCGATTTCAAAGAGCAATAAGATTCATCTTAACACAAGGTTTTTGCAGTAGAACCATGTGTGGTTCCGTTCCATGATACAAATAGCTTAGGAGTTCGAGTCCAGGAAAACGCAAAATGAGATTGTAGTTTTATCAAATCCTCACAGCGTCCCAAAAGGAACGATTTGTTTACTCACCTCTGCTTGCTGAGTCTGTGAGAATCCACCGGTATACCCAAAGCTGTCTTCactgaaatataaaataaatacaaaaaacccAAATGAAATAATCATATTACTTTAGTATTCATTATTCTACAATTATGGTGAATTCTAGGGGTTGACAGGATTATCTtaattgatcttaactgcaaatcaatcataattGCTCAACACAAACACTTCTCACTGTGATTAATACTGACAACTCGTCTTTAAATAATTcctagtgctttgtgaaatccagccatGGTGTACAATTGTTATGAGAATTAAATGGTGAGCTAAGTGGGatatttgctcagcagaaagaGCTAAGCAGTAAGAATTAAGCAGTTATGTTTTTCCATGGGTTGAATCCCACCGAGAAaaggcctgtgatttttgtttttcatgaacTTGGGACTGAGtgtaaagtgctaacacacatcagtgtatacaatggtatatgggtaaaaccaaaattaatataaatttccatctattgaaGTCACTCATTCTAAGCAAAATTGATCCGCTAAGCAGGTATATGACTTTGGGTCTGCTACTTTGCACAGTGCGCTGGACCCTTAGCTATCGAAGAGAAAAAGTGTGGACTCTCACCCGAAATTACGACGTCCACCGCCACCACCACCTCCTCTGTTTCCTCGATCGCCGCCTCTGGCTCTGTTCCCTCCAAAGCCTCCTCCTCCACCACCTCGCCTGTTGCCGAAGCCCCCTTCGTCCTGGTAGAAGCCACCGCCACCCCCACCACCACCGCCGCCACCACCGCGACCAAAATCTCTGTTGCCTCTCTGTCCGAAGTTGTCCCTCATCCCGCCGCTCTCTCCTCCGCCTCTACCTCCTCCTCCTCGGCCACCCCCGCCTTGACGGAATCCGCCCCCACCACCGCCTCCACGGCGGGGACCGCCACGGTTGCCCTCGAATCTATTCTCGTAGGTGAAGCCACCGTACATGTGACTGATAAACTCATCGAAACAGAAGGGGTCGTACTTCTGGGAGAGGCCTTTTATCGGAACCTGCAAGAGCACAAATTCGGAGGAACTTAAGTTGTTGAATCGTACTTGATTGTGGAGTACTGGAGTTTTTCATTGTCAGGGACTTTTTGGGGtctctcttgtttttttttttttgtattttgtatgtattttctgttttattttttgtaggaactaatatgtaaaaaaaaaaaaaaaagtaaaaaaaaaagttggctGCTTAATTGAAAAAAAGAGTTTTGGAAATTCACAAAATTTTACTGTATTTTCTGAGATCTACTAGTTGGGGTTTTAGAATTGGGAAAAATATTCTTGAATGTTGGTCTAGAGCCTGCAGAATCTAGAAATCCATCAGTTCAGAGGGTTTCAGACTTGGGAAAAAAGGTGGAAAAATCTTCCAGAAAGTTGGCCAACACCAAAAAGTATCTCTAGATCTAGGGTTTGAGACGTCTCTCTCAACTCACCTCATCAATCAGCTCCAGGATGGATCTGACAGCATTGGAGATGACATCAGGGCTCCCGTTGACCTGGACGATACGATCGCTAGAGTTGGGGCAGAGCTCTGTGTACACCTTGATGTTGGCTGTGGTTTTCTGCAGAGGAGGGAGTAGATCAACACCACTGTTTTGAAATACTA
Above is a genomic segment from Asterias rubens chromosome 10, eAstRub1.3, whole genome shotgun sequence containing:
- the LOC117295923 gene encoding heterogeneous nuclear ribonucleoprotein K-like, translating into MSIENKLLSMADGEAPKRSAEDGGSQHYKRARGGSGSDANRIELRVLIHSKNAGGVIGKGGETIKRLRVEYSANVGVPDCHGPERILTIKSEMDNVIACLMECIPLISEPDSGVRLIVHQSHAGAIIGRAGYKIKDLRQKTTANIKVYTELCPNSSDRIVQVNGSPDVISNAVRSILELIDEVPIKGLSQKYDPFCFDEFISHMYGGFTYENRFEGNRGGPRRGGGGGGGFRQGGGGRGGGGRGGGESGGMRDNFGQRGNRDFGRGGGGGGGGGGGGFYQDEGGFGNRRGGGGGGFGGNRARGGDRGNRGGGGGGGRRNFGEDSFGYTGGFSQTQQAEPNSHQGGHFDGPGGHDSGEITTSQVTIPKDLAGSIIGTGGERIRTIRNNSEAKIKIEEEVEGSKDRIITITGTYEQIENAQFMLQNSVRQYSGQLF